A genomic stretch from Flavobacterium nitratireducens includes:
- a CDS encoding aldo/keto reductase, producing MNYRKLGKTNFEISEIALGTWQVGGKWGSLFNDQSADELLNTAIDKGINFIDTADVYENGLSEKAVGRLVRSRSERIYVATKCGRHINPHVNEGYQPKVLQKYVEDSLQRLGLETLDLIQLHCPPTEVYYRPEIFELFDKLKQEGKILNLGVSVEKVEEGLKAIEFPNVTSVQIIFNLFRQRPSELFFKEAQKKDVGIIVRVPLASGLLTGKFSEKSIFDSKDHRFFNREGAAFDKGETFSGVNYELGLIAVNELKKLFPEVQNLAPIALQWILSFPEVSCIIPGASTESHVLSNLSTLDLPALTPEKIAAMNAIYEQYIKKEVHHLW from the coding sequence ATGAACTATCGTAAACTAGGAAAAACAAATTTTGAAATATCTGAAATTGCTTTGGGAACCTGGCAAGTAGGTGGAAAATGGGGTTCTCTCTTTAATGATCAATCTGCCGATGAACTCTTAAACACTGCCATCGACAAAGGAATCAATTTTATTGACACTGCCGATGTTTACGAAAATGGATTGAGCGAAAAAGCGGTTGGAAGATTGGTTCGTTCTCGTTCAGAACGCATTTATGTAGCTACCAAATGTGGTCGCCACATCAATCCGCATGTCAATGAAGGCTACCAGCCAAAAGTTTTGCAAAAATATGTGGAAGACAGTTTACAAAGATTAGGATTGGAAACACTTGATTTAATCCAATTGCACTGTCCGCCTACAGAAGTATATTATCGTCCGGAAATTTTTGAACTTTTTGACAAATTAAAACAAGAAGGTAAAATTTTAAATTTAGGTGTTAGTGTCGAAAAAGTAGAAGAAGGACTTAAGGCTATCGAATTTCCTAATGTAACTTCAGTTCAAATTATTTTCAACCTGTTTAGACAACGTCCATCTGAATTATTCTTCAAAGAAGCACAAAAAAAAGATGTTGGTATCATTGTCCGTGTTCCTTTAGCGAGCGGTCTACTAACTGGAAAATTTTCTGAAAAATCTATTTTTGACAGCAAAGACCATCGTTTTTTCAATCGTGAAGGCGCGGCTTTTGACAAAGGAGAAACCTTCTCAGGAGTTAATTACGAATTAGGTTTGATTGCTGTGAACGAACTTAAAAAATTATTCCCTGAGGTACAAAACCTGGCTCCGATTGCCTTACAATGGATTTTAAGTTTCCCTGAAGTGAGTTGTATCATTCCGGGTGCATCAACTGAAAGTCATGTTTTATCCAATCTTTCCACTTTGGATTTACCAGCTTTAACTCCTGAAAAAATTGCAGCAATGAATGCTATTTATGAGCAGTACATCAAAAAAGAGGTGCATCATCTTTGGTAA
- a CDS encoding Smr/MutS family protein: MLTKGDKVSVLDDAINGVVLSVQAQEITIETEEGFVMKFTMNELVKTSGSENLMDSIKGVNAEAIKKEKAIPKPRSFVKEKKDKREVGVPEFDLHIEKLVKNKNGMSNYDILTLQAETAQRHIEFAIKNRIPKIVLIHGVGEGVLKAELDFLLGRYDNIDFHEANYQKYGQGAMEVYIRQSKK, from the coding sequence ATGTTGACTAAAGGAGATAAAGTTTCGGTACTAGATGACGCCATAAATGGGGTAGTTTTGTCGGTTCAAGCGCAAGAAATAACTATTGAAACCGAAGAGGGTTTTGTAATGAAATTTACGATGAATGAATTGGTTAAAACCAGTGGTTCAGAAAATTTAATGGACAGTATCAAAGGAGTAAATGCTGAAGCGATAAAAAAAGAAAAAGCCATTCCTAAACCAAGAAGTTTTGTCAAAGAGAAAAAAGACAAACGCGAGGTAGGAGTCCCAGAATTTGATTTACATATCGAGAAATTGGTCAAGAACAAGAACGGAATGTCTAATTATGATATTTTGACCTTACAAGCCGAAACGGCGCAACGACACATTGAATTTGCAATTAAAAATCGTATTCCCAAGATTGTTTTGATTCACGGAGTAGGTGAAGGGGTATTGAAAGCTGAGTTGGATTTCCTATTAGGAAGATATGATAATATTGATTTTCACGAGGCAAACTACCAAAAGTATGGTCAGGGAGCAATGGAGGTTTATATTAGGCAGAGTAAAAAATAA
- the cysM gene encoding cysteine synthase CysM, translating to MKPQKLVDLIGNTPLVETVNLVKNKNVKLLLKLEGNNPGGSVKDRAAYYMIKGALDRGEIKKGDKLIEATSGNTGIALAMIAQLLGIEIELILPEDSTKERTQTMRAYGATVILTPAAEGIIGSRDYADKKVAEGGYIMLNQFANNDNWKAHYNTTGPEIWRDTNGKVTHFVSAMGTTGTIIGTSTYLKEQNPKIQIIGAQPSEGSQIPGIRKWPEEYLPKIFNPSKVDRTVDVSEKEAREMTKRLALEEGIFAGMSSGGAVAVAVKIAEELESGVIVAIICDRGDRYLSSDLFD from the coding sequence ATGAAACCTCAAAAATTAGTTGACTTAATAGGAAATACTCCTCTTGTAGAAACAGTCAATTTAGTAAAAAATAAAAACGTAAAACTGCTTTTAAAACTAGAAGGAAACAATCCCGGTGGTAGTGTCAAAGACCGTGCTGCCTATTATATGATTAAAGGCGCATTAGACCGTGGTGAAATCAAAAAAGGAGACAAATTAATCGAAGCTACCAGTGGAAACACTGGAATTGCATTAGCGATGATTGCGCAATTACTGGGAATCGAAATCGAATTAATCCTTCCAGAAGACTCTACTAAAGAACGTACACAAACCATGCGTGCTTATGGTGCTACAGTAATCCTTACTCCTGCCGCTGAAGGAATCATAGGTTCCAGAGATTACGCAGATAAAAAAGTGGCTGAAGGCGGTTACATCATGCTGAATCAATTTGCTAATAACGACAACTGGAAAGCCCATTATAATACTACAGGACCTGAAATTTGGAGAGACACTAATGGAAAGGTAACTCATTTTGTTTCGGCAATGGGAACTACTGGAACTATTATAGGTACTTCAACGTACTTAAAAGAACAAAATCCGAAGATTCAAATTATAGGTGCTCAGCCATCCGAAGGCTCTCAGATTCCCGGAATCAGAAAATGGCCGGAAGAATATTTGCCAAAAATTTTCAATCCTTCAAAAGTAGACCGTACTGTTGACGTAAGTGAAAAAGAAGCTCGTGAAATGACAAAGCGTCTGGCTTTAGAAGAAGGTATTTTTGCCGGAATGAGTAGCGGTGGTGCTGTGGCCGTAGCTGTAAAAATTGCCGAAGAACTCGAATCAGGTGTGATTGTAGCTATTATTTGTGATAGAGGAGACCGTTATTTATCTTCTGATTTATTTGATTAA
- a CDS encoding SGNH/GDSL hydrolase family protein, whose translation MSESASMLDWPYLAKYRQENAKLPPSESSENRVVFLGDSITEFWSKEHALFSENKNFINRGISGQTTPQMLLRFRADVIDLKPSIVVILAGGNDIAGNTGFATIEMITHNIFSMIELAQFHQIQVILCSVLPANFFYWNPKEKPAERIIELNEALEHYATTKQITYVDYYSAMVDDEKGLKSELSEDRVHPNTRGYEIMSLLIQKAIQLTLNNQ comes from the coding sequence ATGAGTGAGAGCGCATCAATGCTGGACTGGCCTTATTTAGCAAAATACCGACAAGAAAATGCAAAACTTCCGCCTTCGGAATCCAGTGAAAACCGGGTAGTATTTTTAGGTGATTCTATAACGGAATTTTGGAGTAAAGAACATGCTCTTTTTTCAGAAAATAAGAATTTCATCAATCGGGGAATCAGCGGACAAACCACACCACAAATGTTACTTCGTTTCAGAGCCGATGTAATTGACTTAAAACCTTCAATAGTAGTGATATTAGCTGGAGGCAATGATATTGCCGGAAACACAGGATTCGCAACCATCGAAATGATTACTCACAATATTTTTTCAATGATTGAATTAGCTCAATTTCACCAAATACAAGTGATTCTTTGTTCGGTATTACCTGCCAATTTCTTCTATTGGAATCCAAAAGAAAAACCAGCCGAACGTATTATCGAACTAAATGAAGCTTTAGAACACTATGCAACCACTAAACAAATTACTTATGTAGATTATTATTCGGCAATGGTGGATGATGAAAAAGGCTTGAAATCGGAATTATCCGAAGACCGCGTTCATCCCAACACGAGAGGTTATGAAATAATGAGTCTGCTAATTCAAAAAGCCATACAACTAACTTTAAACAATCAATAA
- a CDS encoding T9SS type A sorting domain-containing protein produces the protein MQNIKKGNNQVDGNTEFQFKAGDLNLKSTLHESGSLVISGKKATYRGDGTINGVPGYKFTLVAIDGNYNSGTAPDQFRIKIWGPNGVVYDNGLGADENSEVSTVLAGGSIVIHEVKKKGSAKDVTTEKTHSTMFSDAAQDPILFNVVAYPNPSINYFTLSVETGSTENVQVLLYDSTGRLLKVIDKKVGETIQFGEDLPRGTYIAKITQGVESKTINVMKR, from the coding sequence ATGCAAAATATAAAAAAAGGGAATAATCAGGTTGATGGAAATACAGAGTTTCAATTTAAGGCAGGAGATTTGAATTTAAAATCAACTTTGCATGAATCAGGATCTTTAGTGATTTCAGGTAAAAAAGCGACATATAGAGGAGATGGTACTATTAATGGAGTACCAGGGTATAAATTTACATTGGTAGCAATTGATGGAAACTATAATAGTGGCACTGCACCAGATCAATTTAGAATTAAAATTTGGGGACCTAATGGGGTTGTGTATGACAATGGCCTAGGAGCAGATGAAAATTCAGAGGTTTCAACTGTTTTAGCAGGCGGTTCCATTGTAATTCATGAAGTGAAGAAAAAAGGTAGCGCGAAAGATGTAACTACTGAAAAAACGCATTCTACAATGTTTTCAGATGCGGCACAAGACCCAATCCTATTCAATGTAGTAGCTTATCCTAATCCATCGATTAATTATTTTACGCTTTCAGTTGAAACAGGAAGTACTGAAAATGTTCAGGTACTATTATATGATAGTACCGGTAGATTATTGAAAGTAATAGACAAAAAAGTTGGTGAAACAATTCAATTTGGAGAAGATTTACCAAGAGGAACATACATTGCTAAAATTACTCAGGGAGTTGAAAGTAAAACGATTAATGTGATGAAACGATAA
- a CDS encoding MBG domain-containing protein → MKTILLPKRTLVFVFFIASLLFSNISFGQTVLLDQADLDYAPGETVYITGFGWHPGETVALQVDNLTDPNVDCGPVTPQPHELWTVVADENGNFTASWYVNDCELGADLLLGALGETSGFTYEVFFTDANLSFNANGLPNGTNVTVNYRVYSTGSPGGSFTAINFTTPNNSTPAIAVNNSQTVEYTFNDVVISGTIYKALGGTAVGANNGTGGQLITANYTIACTTPAAPVVTSPVTYCQGATATALTATGSNLLWYTTETGGIGSTTPPTPSTTSIGTTSYYVSQSTECESTRAKIDVVINGVTAGIIGKGAVQPGPGCGTLDPGITSNTSAASGSGTLSYLWQQSTDGGSNWSTIPSATSSQYNPSALTMTTSFKRIVTSNLNGINCTAESNILVYEVNPLPVVSAVLPGGTTNVCIGNTLQLSNATQGGVWNSQNTAIATVDSSGLVSGITSGDVTISYTVTDPNSGCFKTVNKTVHVLALPVAPIAIDYSGVYDGVAHTGSATVNSGEVIYWYTTATGTTTCSAPSGTNVGTYSAYAESRNMSTGCISPIRTLVTVSITPKSATIVADGKTKIYGEVNPLLTAQISGTVNGDALDYSLATTATQFSGVGSYPIAITLGSNPNYSITPTDSELTITPKSATIVADGKTKIYGEVNPLLTAQISGTVNGDALDYSLATTATQFSGVGSYPIAITLGSNPNYSITPTDSELTITPKSATIVADGKTKIYGEVNPLLTAQISGTVNGDALDYSLATTATQFSGVGSYPIAITLGSNPNYSITPTDSELTITPKSATIVADGKTKIYGEVNPLLTAQISGTVNGDALDYSLATTATQFSGVGSYPIAITLGSNPNYSITPTDSELTITPKSATIVADGKSKIYGEVNPLLTAQISGTVNGDALDYSLATTATQFSGVGSYPIAITLGSNPNYSITPTDSELTITPKSATIVADGKTKIYGEVNPLLTAQISGTVNGDALDYSLATTATQFSGVVSYPIAITLGSNPNYSITPTDSELTITPKSATVSPVASSKYCGQSDPASFTGTTSGFLVSDNIIVSYSRISGETAGIYTISASLSSSPSTVINNYNITYNTADFTIIGINSVDASASSTPVALGSVATLSAKIVPAVSGVTVYFSLNSGLGNDQIVTAITDANGMASTQVSNLEVNLYKVIATAGSSCAVSTEAYMPVYDPNGSFVTGGGWINSPAGAYTANLSLVGKANFGFNAKYKKRE, encoded by the coding sequence ATGAAAACAATTTTACTCCCAAAACGTACCCTAGTATTTGTTTTTTTTATTGCCTCTTTGCTTTTTAGCAATATTTCTTTTGGTCAAACAGTACTGCTTGACCAGGCTGATTTGGATTATGCACCAGGTGAAACTGTGTATATCACAGGATTTGGTTGGCATCCAGGGGAAACGGTAGCACTGCAAGTAGATAATCTCACTGATCCTAATGTAGATTGTGGTCCTGTCACCCCACAGCCCCACGAATTATGGACTGTTGTTGCTGATGAAAATGGTAATTTTACCGCTTCATGGTATGTAAATGATTGTGAATTAGGTGCTGATTTATTATTAGGTGCCTTAGGTGAAACTTCTGGTTTCACATATGAAGTGTTTTTTACGGATGCTAATCTTTCTTTTAATGCGAATGGTTTACCTAATGGAACTAATGTAACAGTAAATTATAGGGTTTATAGCACTGGTTCGCCTGGGGGTAGTTTTACAGCTATAAATTTTACAACCCCAAATAATTCAACACCAGCTATTGCAGTTAATAATAGTCAGACTGTTGAATATACTTTTAATGATGTTGTAATCTCAGGTACTATATATAAAGCTTTAGGAGGAACTGCTGTTGGTGCTAATAATGGCACTGGAGGTCAGCTAATCACGGCTAATTATACTATAGCATGTACGACTCCTGCAGCTCCTGTTGTCACTAGTCCTGTAACTTACTGTCAGGGAGCAACTGCAACCGCTTTGACAGCAACAGGTAGTAATTTATTATGGTATACGACTGAGACAGGAGGGATAGGGAGTACAACACCACCAACACCTTCTACTACTTCTATAGGAACTACTAGTTATTATGTTAGTCAATCAACAGAATGTGAAAGCACAAGAGCCAAAATTGATGTTGTAATTAATGGAGTAACTGCAGGAATTATTGGAAAAGGAGCGGTGCAACCTGGACCAGGTTGTGGAACATTGGATCCAGGAATAACAAGTAATACATCAGCGGCCAGTGGTTCAGGAACACTAAGTTATCTTTGGCAACAAAGTACAGATGGTGGATCAAATTGGTCAACAATTCCCTCTGCAACTTCAAGTCAATACAATCCTTCTGCTTTGACAATGACAACTTCTTTCAAAAGAATTGTCACTTCAAATCTGAATGGAATTAATTGTACTGCTGAATCTAATATATTAGTGTATGAAGTAAATCCTTTACCAGTTGTAAGTGCTGTTTTACCTGGCGGAACTACTAATGTTTGTATTGGAAATACTTTGCAGTTATCAAATGCTACTCAAGGAGGTGTATGGAATAGTCAAAATACCGCAATTGCAACTGTTGATAGTAGTGGTTTAGTTAGCGGTATAACTTCAGGTGATGTAACTATTAGCTATACTGTTACTGATCCAAATTCGGGTTGTTTTAAAACAGTAAATAAAACAGTTCATGTTCTTGCATTGCCAGTAGCACCAATCGCTATAGATTATTCTGGAGTTTATGATGGAGTAGCTCATACAGGTTCAGCTACAGTAAATTCTGGTGAAGTTATTTATTGGTATACCACAGCCACCGGAACTACAACTTGTTCGGCGCCAAGTGGAACAAATGTAGGGACTTATTCAGCTTATGCTGAATCTCGCAATATGTCAACAGGATGTATTAGTCCGATTAGGACTCTTGTTACAGTCAGTATTACCCCAAAATCAGCTACGATAGTTGCCGATGGAAAAACAAAAATCTATGGAGAGGTTAATCCGTTATTGACAGCCCAAATTTCAGGAACAGTAAACGGCGATGCATTGGATTATAGTTTGGCTACTACTGCAACACAATTTTCGGGAGTAGGTAGTTATCCAATAGCCATTACATTAGGAAGCAATCCAAATTACAGCATTACGCCAACAGACTCAGAATTGACTATTACGCCAAAATCAGCTACAATAGTTGCCGATGGAAAAACAAAAATCTATGGAGAGGTTAATCCGTTATTGACAGCCCAAATTTCAGGAACAGTAAACGGCGATGCATTGGATTATAGTTTGGCTACCACAGCAACACAATTTTCGGGAGTAGGTAGTTATCCAATAGCCATTACATTAGGAAGCAATCCAAATTACAGCATCACACCAACAGATTCAGAATTGACTATTACGCCAAAATCAGCTACAATAGTTGCCGATGGAAAAACAAAAATCTATGGAGAGGTTAATCCGTTATTGACAGCCCAAATTTCAGGAACAGTAAACGGCGATGCATTGGATTATAGTTTGGCTACCACAGCAACACAATTTTCGGGAGTAGGTAGTTATCCAATAGCCATTACATTAGGAAGCAATCCAAATTACAGCATTACGCCAACAGACTCAGAATTGACTATTACGCCAAAATCAGCTACAATAGTTGCCGATGGAAAAACAAAAATCTATGGAGAGGTTAATCCGTTATTGACAGCCCAAATTTCAGGAACAGTAAACGGCGATGCATTGGATTATAGTTTGGCTACCACAGCAACACAATTTTCGGGAGTAGGTAGTTATCCAATAGCCATTACATTAGGAAGCAATCCAAATTACAGCATCACACCAACAGATTCAGAATTGACTATTACGCCAAAATCAGCTACAATAGTTGCCGATGGAAAATCAAAAATCTATGGAGAGGTTAATCCGTTATTGACAGCCCAAATTTCAGGAACAGTAAACGGCGATGCATTGGATTATAGTTTGGCTACTACTGCAACACAATTTTCGGGAGTAGGTAGTTATCCAATAGCCATTACATTAGGAAGCAATCCAAATTACAGCATTACGCCAACAGACTCAGAATTGACTATTACGCCAAAATCAGCTACGATAGTTGCCGATGGAAAAACAAAAATCTATGGAGAGGTTAATCCGTTATTGACAGCCCAAATTTCAGGAACAGTAAACGGCGATGCATTGGATTATAGTTTGGCTACCACAGCAACACAATTTTCGGGAGTAGTTAGTTATCCAATAGCCATTACATTAGGAAGCAATCCAAATTATAGCATCACGCCAACAGACTCAGAATTGACTATTACGCCAAAATCAGCTACCGTAAGTCCAGTTGCTTCAAGTAAATATTGTGGGCAAAGCGACCCAGCTAGTTTTACTGGTACAACATCAGGATTTTTAGTTTCTGATAACATAATAGTAAGTTATAGCAGAATTAGTGGCGAAACAGCAGGAATATATACTATATCGGCCTCGCTTAGTTCATCACCTTCGACAGTAATTAATAATTACAATATCACATACAATACAGCTGATTTTACAATTATTGGAATTAATAGTGTTGATGCATCAGCGAGTAGTACTCCAGTTGCTTTAGGATCAGTTGCTACATTGTCGGCAAAAATTGTTCCTGCTGTTTCTGGTGTTACAGTATATTTTAGTCTTAATTCAGGTTTAGGAAACGATCAAATAGTTACTGCAATAACAGATGCTAATGGTATGGCTTCTACCCAAGTTTCAAATTTGGAAGTGAACTTATATAAAGTTATTGCAACAGCAGGTTCAAGTTGTGCTGTTTCAACTGAAGCGTATATGCCAGTATATGATCCAAATGGTAGTTTTGTAACTGGAGGAGGATGGATTAATTCTCCAGCAGGAGCATATACAGCAAATTTATCTTTAGTTGGTAAAGCTAATTTTGGATTTAATGCAAAATATAAAAAAAGGGAATAA
- a CDS encoding sensor histidine kinase, translating to MNEKQNLIYLLSHDLKTFAGNPKSLATMILETNPSNEVKELAEMICESTTEQFQYIENFIKMLKEQDEMLQTACEVKTIDLEKIIHAVESQTIQCALAKKIKFVEQFDLKSADLIINPELLTRVIYNLLSNAVKFSFLDSEIKIHTYSDEKCVFIKVIDQGIGFDSDDSQKIFDKFTKMSRLGTFKEASTGIGMYLCKQIIERNNGLLIASSEGKNKGAIFTIVFKKP from the coding sequence ATGAATGAGAAGCAAAACCTGATTTATTTGCTTTCTCATGATTTAAAAACTTTTGCTGGAAATCCCAAATCGTTGGCAACGATGATTTTAGAAACCAATCCATCAAATGAAGTAAAAGAATTAGCTGAAATGATTTGTGAATCAACAACAGAGCAATTTCAATATATTGAAAATTTTATTAAAATGTTGAAAGAACAGGATGAAATGTTGCAAACAGCTTGTGAAGTCAAAACAATTGATTTAGAAAAAATTATTCATGCTGTAGAAAGTCAGACAATACAATGTGCGCTTGCAAAGAAAATTAAATTTGTTGAGCAATTTGATTTAAAATCTGCCGATTTAATAATTAATCCGGAATTATTAACCCGGGTGATTTATAATTTGCTTAGTAATGCTGTAAAGTTTTCTTTTTTAGATTCTGAAATTAAAATTCATACTTATAGCGATGAAAAGTGTGTTTTCATAAAAGTAATTGATCAAGGTATTGGATTTGATAGTGATGATAGTCAAAAAATATTTGACAAATTCACAAAAATGAGCAGATTGGGTACTTTTAAAGAAGCTTCTACAGGAATTGGAATGTATTTGTGTAAGCAAATTATTGAAAGAAATAATGGTTTGCTAATAGCAAGTAGTGAAGGGAAAAATAAAGGAGCAATTTTTACGATTGTTTTCAAAAAACCTTAG
- the epsC gene encoding serine O-acetyltransferase EpsC, with product MTKDLIIKNIDELKSHTSINYGIKTKVEAFTEKIFYTLFDANAPLDESIDVLEKQFKEIAALACKKPNSLCDETWNQFVSKLPSVLKNLNQDAAYILENDPASNSIEEVYLAYPGFYAIAIYRISHELYLQDLLLFSRLMSEYAHRITGTDIHAGAQIDSPFFIDHATGIVIGETAVIEKHVKIYQGVTLGALSVSKEMKNAKRHPTVEKNVCIYANATILGGETVIGKDSIVGGNAWVTKSVPAKSIVMNTTTTEIKVKEIK from the coding sequence ATGACAAAGGATTTAATTATAAAAAATATAGATGAGCTAAAAAGCCACACCTCAATCAATTACGGTATCAAAACTAAAGTAGAAGCATTTACTGAAAAAATATTCTACACCTTATTTGACGCTAATGCTCCATTGGACGAAAGTATTGACGTATTAGAAAAACAATTCAAAGAGATTGCTGCTCTGGCTTGCAAAAAACCAAATTCTTTGTGTGATGAAACCTGGAATCAATTTGTTAGCAAACTCCCATCGGTACTAAAAAATTTAAATCAAGATGCTGCATATATTTTAGAAAACGATCCTGCTTCAAATAGTATTGAGGAAGTTTATTTAGCCTATCCTGGTTTCTATGCAATTGCTATTTACCGTATTAGTCACGAATTATACCTTCAAGACTTATTGCTTTTTTCTCGTTTAATGAGCGAATATGCCCATCGTATTACAGGAACTGATATTCACGCAGGAGCGCAAATTGATTCGCCATTTTTCATTGATCACGCAACAGGTATTGTAATTGGAGAAACGGCAGTAATTGAGAAACACGTCAAAATTTATCAGGGAGTTACACTGGGTGCTTTAAGTGTGAGTAAAGAAATGAAAAACGCCAAAAGGCATCCAACTGTTGAAAAAAATGTTTGTATTTATGCCAATGCAACTATCCTTGGAGGCGAAACCGTTATAGGCAAAGACAGTATTGTAGGAGGAAATGCCTGGGTAACCAAGTCGGTTCCTGCAAAATCAATTGTCATGAACACCACAACGACTGAAATAAAAGTAAAAGAAATTAAATAA
- a CDS encoding cysteine desulfurase family protein — protein MKKIYLDNASTTAIRPEVIQEMTKVLTEDYGNPSSTHSFGRNAKNILELSRKSIAKQLNVNAQEIVFTSGGTEANNWILRSAVKDLGVKRIISSKIEHHAVLLAITALQREFGIRVDYVNVLTDGSIDLTHLSTLLADDVKTLVSLMHVNNEIGTVLDLERVGLICKQYNALFHSDTVQSMGKMQLDLQTIPVDFVLASAHKFHGPKGVGFAYVRKNSALQPLFYGGEQEKGLRAGTEAVHQIAGMAKALELSYAHLEAESGQITAVKQYLIQQLEITFPGVLFNGTAANFYNILNVLLPFSEEKTAMILFHLDMRGIAVSRGSACQSGSIRPSHVLAEILSEDLVRKPSLRISLSHYNTKDDIEGFIEALKTV, from the coding sequence ATGAAAAAAATATACCTCGATAACGCCTCGACAACTGCAATACGACCTGAAGTCATTCAAGAAATGACTAAAGTGCTAACAGAAGATTATGGTAATCCATCATCTACACATAGTTTTGGTCGAAATGCAAAAAATATTTTGGAACTTTCCCGAAAATCAATTGCCAAGCAACTGAATGTCAATGCGCAGGAAATCGTTTTTACTTCTGGAGGAACGGAGGCAAACAATTGGATTTTGCGTTCAGCAGTAAAAGATTTAGGTGTAAAACGAATCATAAGCAGTAAGATAGAACATCATGCTGTTTTGTTAGCCATCACCGCTTTGCAAAGAGAATTTGGCATTCGGGTAGATTACGTTAATGTATTAACAGATGGAAGCATCGATTTAACGCATTTGTCCACTTTACTAGCCGATGATGTCAAAACGTTGGTAAGCTTAATGCATGTAAATAACGAAATAGGGACGGTTTTAGATCTGGAAAGAGTTGGTTTAATTTGTAAACAATACAATGCTTTATTTCATTCGGATACAGTGCAGTCGATGGGAAAAATGCAATTGGATTTACAGACGATTCCAGTTGATTTTGTTTTGGCGAGTGCGCATAAATTCCACGGACCGAAAGGCGTAGGTTTTGCATATGTTCGAAAAAATTCGGCTTTGCAACCTTTATTTTATGGAGGCGAACAGGAAAAAGGTTTGCGTGCCGGAACCGAAGCCGTACATCAAATTGCTGGAATGGCAAAGGCTTTAGAGCTTTCGTATGCGCATTTAGAAGCAGAAAGTGGACAGATTACAGCCGTAAAGCAATATTTAATTCAACAATTAGAAATTACTTTTCCGGGTGTACTGTTTAATGGAACAGCAGCTAATTTCTATAATATTTTGAATGTGTTGTTGCCTTTTTCAGAAGAAAAAACCGCGATGATTTTATTTCATCTGGATATGCGTGGTATTGCTGTTTCCCGCGGTAGTGCCTGCCAAAGCGGAAGTATCAGACCTTCACACGTATTGGCCGAAATACTTTCGGAAGATTTGGTTCGAAAGCCCAGTTTACGTATTTCTCTGAGTCATTATAATACAAAAGATGATATTGAAGGCTTCATAGAAGCTTTGAAAACGGTATGA